The genome window AAACCTGTTCCCGACCAGATGGGCCAGTTGCGCGCCGACCTCGTAATAGCCTTCGCGGAGTGTCCGCAAGCCTTGTTCCTTTGGTTGGGTCACCGGAAGCGGTAAATCCGCGTCGGTGATCTTGCCGACAATATGCTCGGCGAGGATGCGGCCAAACACGGTGCCCGGCGCGATGCCGCGGCCATTATAACCGCTGAAGCTGATGATCTTCGGCGCCAGCGTGTGGAACCTCGGCAGGTTGTCGCTGGTCATGCCGATTTGGCCATACCAGCCTGCTTCGAATGACACATCCTTGATCTGCGGGAAAAGCTTGCGAATGGATCGCGCCGCCCAGGCCTTGTGAACAGGCATGCCGGTACCGCGCAAAGCACCGACGCTGCCGAAAACCAGCCGTCCCGCCTTGTCCATACGGAAGGAACTCAGGATCTCCTTCGTGTCCCAGCCACCCTGACGTTCCGGCAGGATTGTATTTCTGACGACCTCAGGCAGCGGGGCCGTGGCGAAATTGAAATAGGGCAGATGCAGCAGTTCCGACCGCAGCTCCGGCCAGGGCGATGTTGTGTAGGCGTTGGTGGCGACCACCACCCATTCAGCTGATACCGTGCCCGACGGCGTGCGCACGATCCAGCGATTGCCGGCGCGTTCCGTTGCGGTCATCGGCGTTCCGGTATGGATGGCAGCACCGGCGCCCAGTGCCGCCGTTGACAGCCCGCGGACATAGCCGAGCGGCTGGATCGTCCCAGCCCGGTTGTCGAGCAGTGAAGCTGAATAGGCCGTAGAGCCGACCTTTGTCGCGGTTTCCCTCGCATCAAGCAGGCGTACCGCTGCCCCGCGCGAAAGCCATTGTTCGGCTCTTTGTTCGAGTTGTTTCACCCCGTCACTGCCAACCGCGCAATGCAAGGTGCCGTTGCGTTCCAGTTCGCAATCGATCTTGTGCCTGTCGACAAGGTTGAACACCGACTGAGGTGCATTGCCCAGCAGTTCCAGAAGGCGTTCCCCGTGAACCTGCCCCAGGACGCCCGGCAGATCATTGGGCATGACCCACATGCCCGCATTGACGAGACCAACATTGCGGCCAGAACCACCAAACCCGATCTCGACCGCATCGACAACGGCAACCTTGGTCCCGGCTTCCGCCAAATGCAGAGCCGCCGACAATCCGGTGAAGCCAGCGCCGATGACCGCAACATCGACGGAAATATCGCCCTGCAATCGCTCCGTCTTGGGTGCAGGCGGCGCTGTCTTTTCCCACAAGCCATGGGAGCGTTCATCATTCAGCATGGGATCACCGTCGTGGGTCGGACCGGCAGCAACCGGCGCATCAAGTCAATTGTCGTTATAGGGCGCGATTTTGCCAGCGGAAATGAAATTCCTCGAAGACATGATGCGATTAGCGAATGACCGGTGCGACCGTCTGCCTGTCAGTGACCTGATCGGCAATCCAGCTAAAGAAGCTCTGCGCCAGCGGATTTTCCTTCTTATGATCCGGCACAACGAGATAATAGCTGTTTTCGGTTTGGAGCGGCTGGTCAAAGAGCACCAGCAACCGCCCCGATGCGAGCTCCTGCTCGATCAGATAGCGCGGCAACAAGGCAAAGCCGAGCCCGGCCAGGGCTGCCTCGATCACCATGGAAAAGTGCTCGAAGCGATGTCCCTTGTAAGGACTGACGATATCCGCCTGTACTGTCTCGAACCAGGTGGCCCACGCCTTGGGCCGCGTCGAAAGATGAAGAAGCGGCGCCGAGTTTGCCAGTTCACCGGGTGTCCTGACCGGATTTGCCGCGCAAAGATCCGGGCTCCCGACCGGCACGATCAATTCGCTGCAGAGATAAGTGCATGTCGCGTGCGCCCAGACCGGCTGGCCATAGTGGATGGCTAGATCGAAGGGCTCCTCCTCGAAATCGAAAGGCTGTGACCTCGACGCGACGCTTAGCGCCATTTCCGGATGGCGGCGCAGAAAATCAGGAAGCCTTGGCATCAGCCAGCGGCTGCCAAAGGTCGGCAAGGTGGCGATGCTTAGCGAGGATGCGGATTGCGATGCCGCCATGGCGCGCAGCATGGTCTCCTCGGTGAGACCAAGCAAACGGCGCACTTCGGGAAGGAATTTCTGACCGGCATCGGACAATACCACGCGTTGCCGAACGCGCTCAAACAACAGGACCCCGATCTGGCTTTCGAGTTCGCTCATCTGGCGGCTGACGGCGCTCTGGGTCAGGTTGAGCTCCTTCGCCGCCTGGGTGAAACTGCCATGCCGCGCAGCACACTCGAACGTCTGCAAAATATCGATGTCAGGGATCAGGCGCCGAGTTAACTTCATTCTTGTCTCGCATCAACCCAGTATGAATCATCGCAATCCGCAGGCTGGTTTCCCATCTATAATCCAGATTGAGCATGACAGCACAAAAATTTGCTGTCGTAATAACAAATCGGAATATTACTCAATGAACGCAGCTACGTTTATCTCGACAGACGTGATCCGGGCGTCATTTTCGGCGGCCATGTCGTCCATGTACCGAACCGAGGTCCCCGCCTACGGAACGCTTTTGTCGCTGGTCGCCAAGGTGAATGCGCAGACTCTGGCCGCCTCGCCGGAACTGAGGCACCGGCTGGAACAGACCGACACGCTGGACCGAATTTCGGAAGAGCGCCACGGCGCGATCCGTGTCGGCACTCCAGCCGAACTCGCAATGCTGCGCCGGGTCTTTGCGGTCATGGGCATGTATCCGGTCGGTTATTACGATCTGAGCGAAGCCGGCGTTCCGGTACACTCCACCGCTTTCCGTCCTGTGGGTGACGCGGCACTTAAGATCAATCCATTCCGCGTCTTCACCTCGCTGTTGCGGCTTGATCTGATTGCAGACGCCGAACTGCGCGAAGAAGCGCGCAAGACGCTGCAGGCGCGGCAGATATTTTCGCCCAAGGCAATTTCCCTCGTCGAAAAGGCGGAGGCTCAAGGCGGGCTTGAACTGGACGACGCCGCACTTTTCGTGAAGGAAATCCTCGCGACATTCCGCTGGCATGATCAGGCAAGCGTCAGCGGCGACCTTTACCGCCGGCTGCACGATGCTCACCGGCTGATCGCCGACGTCGTGTCCTTCAAGGGACCGCATATCAACCATCTGACGCCGCGCACGCTCGACATCGATGCGGTGCAGGATCTGATGCCGGCCTACGGCATTTCACCGAAGGCCGTGATCGAAGGCCCTCCCACGCGCGCTTGTCCTATCCTCCTGCGCCAGACATCGTTCAAGGCACTGGAAGAAAGTGTGTCGTTCCGCAATGCTCAAGGTGAGTGGGAAACCGGCTCGCATACGGCCCGGTTCGGCGAGATCGAGCAGCGCGGCGTTGCCCTCACACCCAAGGGCCGGGCGCTCTATGACCGCCTCCTGACTGAATCGCGCAAAGTGGTCCGCCCCGCCCCGGACGGGTCCAACGCCGATGCCTACATCGCAGCTCTCACCGACGCCTTCAAAGCCTTTCCGGATGACTGGGACAGAATCCGCAAGCAGGGCCTCGGCTACTTCCGGTACACGCCAGTCCCGACTTTCCCGCAAAGCGGCCTGTCCGCCCGTGATACTTGCGATATCGAGGCACTTGTGGCGCTCGGCGCTGTCCGGTTCGACCCGATCGTCTATGAGGACTTTCTTCCTGTCAGCGCCGCCGGTATTTTCCAATCCAATCTTGGCGACGATGACAGCCAGAAGTTTACGGCCAGCCCGAGCCAGCGGGAGTTCGAAACTGATCTCGGCACGCCGGTGCTCGATGAATTCGCGCATTATGAGGGCCTGCAAAAGGCCTCGATCGAACGCTGCCGGCAGCATTTCAAACCCGTCGCGCTCGCAAGCTGAAGCGCGGCTGTATCAAAAATCCGTACCGGCTGATAAAAACCGGTCAACGATCAGGCCTTGGGCCACTTGGCCAAACAGGCAAGCACAAAGGGAAGCAAGATGACCATTGCTCAAGAAGTTAAAGCACTCCTTTCCAAGCTGGGTGTGAACGAAGCCGCCTACACGGGCGGAACAATGCCTTCATTCAGCCCGGTGAGCGGCGAGAAAATCGCCGATATCGCCGTTCATTCCGCTGATGATACGGCTAAGGCCATCGAGAAGGCCGCAGGCGCATTCCGCGAGTGGCGACTGGTTCCCGCGCCGAAGCGCGGCGAACTCGTGCGCTTGTTCGGCGAGGAACTGCGGGCGCTGAAGAGCGAACTTGGCCGTCTCGTCTCCATCGAAGCCGGCAAGATCCCGTCCGAAGGTCTCGGCGAAGTGCAGGAGATGATCGACATCTGCGATTTCGCCGTCGGCCTGTCACGCCAGCTCTACGGCCTCACCATTGCAACGGAACGCCCCGGCCATCGCATGATGGAGACCTGGCATCCGCTCGGTGTCGTTGGCGTTATCTCCGCCTTCAATTTCCCGGTTGCCGTATGGTCGTGGAACACGGCACTGGCACTCGTCTGCGGCAATGCCGTTGTCTGGAAACCATCGGAAAAGACGCCGCTTACCGCCCTTGCCTGCCAGGCGATCTTTGACCGCGCCGCAGCCCGTTTCGGCGACGTTCCCGCAGGTCTTGCTCAGGTTCTGATGGGTGATCGTACAGTGGGTGAAGCTCTCGTCGATCATCCCAAGGTTGCGCTCGTTTCGGCAACCGGCTCGACCCGCATGGGCCGCGAGGTCGGACCGCGTCTCGCCAAGCGTTTCGCCCGTTCTATCCTTGAACTCGGCGGCAACAATGCAGGCATCGTCTGCCCCTCCGCCGATCTTGATATGGCGCTGCGCGCCATTGCCTTCGGTGCCATGGGTACGGCTGGTCAGCGCTGCACGACGCTCCGCCGTCTCTTCGTGCACGAGAGTGTCTATGACACGCTGGTTCCACGCCTGAAGAAGGCCTATGAGAGCGTCACCGTCGGCAGTCCGCTGGAGACAGCGGCACTGGTCGGTCCGCTCATCGACAAGGCAGCCTTTGATAACATGCAGAACGCCTTGGCTGCGGCCCGTGACCACGGCGGCAAGGTGACCGGCGGCGCCCGCGTCGATACCGGTCATGACAAAGCCTACTATGTCCGCCCGGCTCTCGTCGAGATGCCGAAGCAGGACGGTCCGGTGACGGAAGAAACCTTCGCGCCCATCCTCTATGTCATGAAGTACAGCAATTTCGACAAGGCGATCGCCGACCACAATGCCGTCGGCGCCGGTCTCTCGTCCTCGATCTTCACGCTTAACCTGCAGGAGGCCGAGCGCTTCCTCAGCCCGGACGGTTCGGATTGCGGCATAGCCAATGTCAATATCGGCACGTCCGGTGCGGAAATCGGCGGCGCCTTTGGCGGCGAGAAGGAAACCGGCGGCGGACGCGAATCGGGCTCCGATGCGTGGAAGGCCTATATGCGCCGCGCCACCAATACGGTGAACTATTCCTCGGCACTTCCGCTTGCGCAGGGTGTTTCTTTCGACATCGAGTGATCTCCGGATTAATCCAATGCCGTTCCCGGTGAGGCTACCGGGAACGGCACCTCTGTTGCGAATATTCGCTCTCGTGAACTTTTGTATCTTCCTACAATATTTCCGTACAAACCTGCAATAAAAAGTCATATTTCCTTTGTTTACTTCATTCCTATTTATACCTGCAAATATAATTCCCTTAAGCTGGCCTTAACAGATCAAGAAATAGCATTCTTGACATTAAAAGCGGGCTACGGGGGGCTGGAATGCTGACTGTATACAATTGTATCGTCAACGAGCATGATCTCCGCCTTGTTCTTCTTGCAGCAACTGTCTGCATTTTTGCATCCTATGCAGCGGCCAATCTGCTTCGTCACGCGCGTCGCGCCATTCATAAACAATTCTGGGCCTGGGTTGTGGCTGTTGCCTTCGGCTGCGGCATATGGGCTACGCATTTCATTGCGATGCTCGCTTTTTCCCCTAACCTTCCGCATGGCTACAATGCCATGCTGACGGCTGCTTCCCTGCTGATGGCGATTGCCATGACCGGGCTCGGTGCCCTGTTTGCCGTGACCAGCGAACGCCCCAATGCGGATCTCGCGGGTGGGGCGATTATCGGTGCGGGGATCGCGGCCATGCATTTTACCGGTATGGCTGCCTTCGAGGTCGAGGGCCGCATCGTGTGGAACCCGGTCCTGGTCACTATGGCGGTCGCGCTCGGTATCGTCTTCGGCGCCGCCGCCGTCTGCGTCGCGAAGGCGGTATGGCGAACAGGATTGCGGCAACCATCCTGCTCACCCTCGCGATCTGCAGTCACCACTTCATTGCCATGGGCGCGGTTTCGATCACGCCGGATTCATCGATCACCGTTTCGTCAGGTGCAATTCCTTCTCAATTCCTCGCGGCGGCCGTCGCGTTGGGCAGCATTGTTATCCTTGTTGCCAGCCTGATCGGTGTTGGTGTCGACATACGCGGCCGCCGCCGCGCACGCGAGATTGAACGCATGCGCAAGCTGGTGAACGCAGCCGTCGAAGGTCTTGTGATCTGCGATGGCGAAACGATCGTTACCGCGAATGACAGTTTTGCCACAATGGTAGGGATGGCCAATCGCTCGCTTGTTGGAAAGTCGATCGAAACATTCTTGGCGGATCCGAATATTCGCTCCAGGCTGATGAGCGATCAGAACGACTCGATCGAGGCGGAGCTGGTTACGTCAAATGCACCGATCCCGGTCGAATTGATTGCGCGCACCATCGATTTCGGTGAAAAGCGGCATCGCGCCATCGCGGTGCGTGACCTTCGCTCCCGCAAGGAGGCAGAGGCCCATATCAGCTATCTTGCCCATCATGATGCCCTGACCGCTCTGCCAAACCGCCGAAGCTTCAACGCACGGCTCGATCAGCAAATGGCAGCGACCGACATCAATGGCGAGAATTTCGTTGCACTGCTTTGCCTCGATCTCGACCGGTTCAAGGAAGCCAACGACCTTTTCGGTCATGCGGCAGGCGACGAAATCCTGCAGCGCGTTGCCAAGACCATCAGCCAGCTCCTCGGGCAGGCCGACATGCTTGCGCGGCTGGGCGGTGATGAATTTGCTATAATCGCGCCTGGTCTCGTCACCCCAATGGCGGCGAGCCGGCTCGCCGACAGCATTCTCGACGCGCTCGAGGCGGAAAACGAAAATGCGCAAACCGGCTCGATGATATCGACCAGCATTGGCATTGCGATCTTTCCGCTCGATGGGAACGATCGCGAGACGTTGCTCAATCATGCGGACCAGGCACTTTACCGCGCCAAGGCCGAAGGCCGGAACACCTATCGTTTCTTCGAAGCGACAATGGGTATCGAAGCCAAGGAACGCAGGCTGATCGAGCAGGAACTGCGCCACGCTTTGGCCCGTAACGAAATGCGCATGGTCTATCAGCCGCAAATGCAGATCGATACCGGGGAGATCACCGGCTTCGAAGCGTTGATGCGCTGGCAAAACCCGCGCCTGGGCGATGTGCCACCAACAACGTTCATTCCCATTGCCGAAGAAAGCGGCGTTATCCTTCAATTGGGTGAGTGGGCGCTCGTTGTCGCCTGCCAGGAGGCGGCCAGCTGGGAGAGACCGTTGACCGTGGCGGTAAATGTTTCAGCGGTACAGCTCTATAGTCACGACTTTCCGCAGCGGGTACACAGCGTCCTGTTGCAGACGGGCCTTCAGCCACAGCGGCTGGAGCTTGAGATCACCGAGACTTCCCTGATCAAGGATACCAACCGGGCACTTTCTACATTGCGCCAGTTGAAATCACTTGGCGTGCGCATTGCCATGGACGATTTCGGCACAGGCTATTCATCGCTGTCGAACGTCCGGGCTTTTCCTTTCGACATGATCAAGATCGATCGATCTTTCATCAAGTCGGTCGATAAGAACGAACAGGCAGCAGCCATCGTCAAGGCCGTTCTCGGGCTTGGACGCGGGCTCGGCTTGCCAGTCCTTGCCGAAGGCATCGAGACGCCCGACGAGCTCAAATTCCTGGCGGGCGAACTATGCACGGCGGGACAAGGGTTCTATCTGGGCGAGCCAGCTTCGATGGACGCCTTCCGGCACCTGATCAGCGATCAGGGCCGGACAGCAGGCGAGCCCCTCGCCACCACACCCGCATTCGTTCGCCAAGGCATTCGCAGTCGACCGAGGTGACGTAAAGCCTGCCTCTGCCAGCTATTTTACAAAGGCTTTCGTCAGACCCATTGTCCGGTCCACGATCATGACCACAGCCAGCGTCATCAGGATCAGAAGGACCGAAACACTTGCTACCAGCGGATCAGCCTGGCTCTCGACATGATGGAATAGTTCAACGGGCAGCGTGGTCATTCTCGGGCCCGTCAGGAACAGCGTGATCACCACTTCATCGAAGGAAACGAGGAAACACAGTGCGGTCGCCGCAACGATGCCCGGCGCCATCATCGGCAGGGTAACCCTCCGGAAGATAACCAATGGTTTGGCACCGAGCGAGGAAGCCGCCTCCTCGCAGGCAAGATTGAGATTGCCGAGCGATACGGACAGTACCCGCAACGCATAGGGAAGCGTGATCACGAGATGGCCGATGACCAGTCCCGTGAATGTCGCCAGGAAACCTATCGAAGCGAAAATGATCAGGATGGCGAGGCCAAGAACGATCGTCGGCAATAGCAATGGCACGGTGAACAGGTTGAACAGGAACTCCGATCCCGTGACCTTCAGCCTGACGATCGCATAGGATGCGGGAATGGCGATGATCAGCGACAGGATCGTGACGACGGTTGCAAGGCCAAGACTGGTCAGGAACGCCGACATCATCACCTTGTTTTCGAGCAAAGCTTCATACCAGCGCAGTGACCATGAACTCGGCGGAAAAGCGAGAACCTGGTCGCCACTGAAGGATATCGGGAATACGAGCAGCACCGGCGCCAGAAGAAACAGGAACAGGACGGTTACGGTCACCCGCATGAACCAGGAGGTGGGATTTTCTTCCATTACCGTTACCCTTCGATCATACGCAGGATGCGCGAATAGACAGCCAATGCCGCTCCGAAGATGATGAGCACCAGCATCGACAGCGTGGCGGCCAGTGGCCAGTTCAGCGTTACGATTGCCTGATCGTAGATTTCCGTTGCCAGCAGGAATACCCGTCCGCCGCCCATGAGCTTGGGCGTAATGAAGGAGGAGATGGCAAGGACGAAGCAAAGAAGACAGCCAAGCGCGATACCAGGGACAGTCAGAGGCAGAATAACGCGCCAGAACGTCCTGAAAGGTGTAGCGCCAAGCGTTCGGGCAGCCTCCTCGACCTTGGGATCGAGCCGGCCGAATCCGGCCATCAGCGACAGGATCATATAGGGCATGAGTATCTCGGTCAGTCCGATGACGACGCCCGTGGTGTTGAACATCATCCGCGGCGGCTGAAACCCCATCGCTGCAATCACATTGGCAACCGGGCCCTGTTCGGCAAGGAGCGCGATCCAGCCATAGGTTCGCACCACAGCAGACGTCAGCAGCGGCGAAATAACCAGAACCGTCAGGAATGTCCGCCAGGCACCGGACGCGCGATGAAGATACAGGGCGATCGGATAGCTCACCAGCAGGGTTGCGAGGGTAATACCCAAACTGACAACGATCGAATTCGTGATGAGTTCGATGTAGAAGCTATCCTGAAGCAACCCCGTCCAGTTGGCGGCGGTGAACGCTTCAGCAATGCCGCCGCCCGGCAGGGCCTCATTGAACGACATTCTTGCCAGATTGAGAACGGGAAGAATAAAGCCGATGGCGTTGACCAGGGCGATCGGCAACAGCAGGGCAATGGCTATGCCGGCAGCGCTGGACGATTTCTGCGCTCCGACAGGCTGATCGAAGGTTGCCGTGGTCATTGATCCACTCCGAAAACCAGCGTGTCCTCGACGTTCCAGGACAGCACGGCCTTGTCACCGGGGCGATGGCTGGCTTGCGACTTTTTCGTGGACTCTTCGACGATGAACTCGGAACCATCGACGTCGAAGTGATACTGGATGACATCGCCAACGAAAGTGATGCGTGAAAGCGATGCGGCGATCCGGTTTGCCGTTTCGCCCTGACCTGTTGAAGTTGCATCCCAATCGATGAGAACCCGGTGGGGGCGCACCATCACCGTGACATCGCCTTGCGCTTCCACGTTCGCCGAACGGACGATCGAAGACCCTATTTGTATACCGGCATCCCCCGTTCGCTTGCCTTTGACGCGGTTCGTGCGTCCCACAAAAGACGCTACAAATGGGGTCGCGGGCCGTTCGTAGATTTCGTGCGGCGTTCCGACCTGTTCTATGAGCCCGCCCTTCATGACGACGATGCGATCGCACATGCTCAGGGCTTCCACCTGATCATGGGTGACGAAGACCGTCGTGATACCGAGCTGCTGCTGGATGTCACGGATCTGCGCCCGCATCTCGTCACGGAGTTTTGCATCGAGATTTGAAAGCGGCTCATCGAGCAAGAGTATCGAGGGCTCGATGACCAGGGCACGAGCCAGGGCGACGCGCTGCTGCTGGCCGCCAGAGAGTTCCCGCGGCTTTCGCCCGGCAAGATGCTCGAGCTGGACCATGGCAAGCGCCTTTGCAACTTTCTTCGCAATCTCGGCACGTGACAGGTCGCGCATTTCAAGACCGAACGCCACGTTCTTCGCCACGGTCATATGCGGGAACAGGGCATAGCTTTGAAAGACCAGACCCATATCGCGCCCATGAGGCGCGATATGGGTCACATCGCGGCCACCGACGGCGATCTTGCCGGCGGTGGGTGCGATCAGACCGGCGATCATCCGCAATGTCGTTGTCTTGCCGCATCCGGAAGGACCAAGCAGGGCAATGAGTTCGCCCTTCCTGACCTCCAGGTTCAGGTTGGAAATGACCTCGACAAGACCATATTTCTTATTGACGCCTTCCAGGCAGAGATACGGGTCGCCAACGGTTTCAACGCCATCGCGTTTGATGGTCTGATGCATCATTGTAGCCTCCAAATTTTCGCTGTTCGAAGTTTAGCGGCTGAGCGGGATGATACGGCGGCGCCATTGCTCGGTGATGCTGTCGCGGACTTTTGCCACCGCCAGCCAGTCGATATCGATCATCTTATCCATATCGTCTGCCGCCGTGCGTTTCAAAGCGGCCTCGGCAACAACCGTCTTCGAGTTTGTCGGCGCATAGAACATTTCACTGGTAAATGCCGCTTGCGCTTCGGGGCTGAGCGCGTAGTCGATGAACTTCTTCGCGGCATCGCCCGCAGGGGCATTTTTTACCAGATTGATCGTGTTTATCTGGAACCCGCTTCCCTCTTCAGGCAGCGCGACGCCAAGCTTCCCGCCTGACGTTAAGGAATAGATCTGCGCGCGGGCATTCCAGCCAATGGCCATTGCCGCCTGTCCATTGGCGATGGGCGCATAGACGTCCGGCTTGGGCTCCCAGGTCTGCACACCGGGAGCCAGCTCGCCAATCTTGGCGATGCCTGCGGAAACGTCGGACTTGTAATCGGTGCCGCCGGCAAGCTTGTTGGCAATAATAGTGAATGTCGTCCCCTGAATATCCGGCACTGCGGGGATGATCAATTTGCCCTCATATTGCTTGTCCCAAAGCGCGTTCCAGGACTTCGGCGCGTCCTTCACCTGATCCGTATTGTAGATGATGACCAGATTGTCGAAGGTAACGCCGACCCCCGCCACACCCTCGGTACGCGCGTTGGGATAGAGATCCTTGACGTTCGGCGAAACGCTTTCATCGACCTTGTCAAACAAGCCCTCATCCGTGCCCGCCTTTGCCACGCTTACATCAAGGATGGCCACGTCTATCTGAGGGCTGCTCTTTTGCGCACGCAATGTGCCAAGCATCTGCGCCGAATTCGGCATGCCGTAGAACTGTACGGTAATGTCGGGATACTTCTTCATGAAAGGCTCGATCACGGCCTTCGTGTAGTGGTCCTGAAATATCCCGCTATAGGCAGTCAGTGTGATGGTCTCCGCTGAGGCGCTGGAGACCGCAGCGATTGTGAGCGCTGAAACAGCAATTGAAAGTTTTGCAAACATCATCTCGTTCCCTGTTTTTATGAGTTGATTGGTATCGATCAAGCGACCTGACGCTTTTGACCCTCCACGATTTTCGTTGCTCCCGAAATGTCGGGAAGGAATTCGCCATTGCGCAAACGTTCGAGCAAAGCGATTTCGTTTTCCTGCATGCCGAGCGCTTTCTCGGCAGCGGCTCGTGCCTGCGACGGTGCGAGTACGACAACGCCACTCTCATCCGCAATAATTGCATCGCCTGGCTTGATAACTTGACCGCCGACTGTAACCGGGACGTTAATCGCGCCCTCCAATCCCAGAATTTTTGTCGTTATCGGCGAAGGACCACGACACCACATCGGCATTTCCACCTTGCGTATCTCGGAAAAATCCGTTGCAGGCCCATCGATCACCGCACCGATAATACCGGCGAGTTTCATGGCATGGGTGACGACACCGCCCCAGCAGGCGTGGCGATCATCGCCACACCGTTCGATGGCAACGAAATCGCCCGGCCGCACGATCTTGGTCAGATAATGCAAAATGGTCGAGTCCGCATGCGGGATGCGAACCGTGACAGCGGTTCCGGCAACACGCTTTTCCGGAAGGACAGCGCGAATTTCGCGATCGACAAAACCCGAATGCAGGAAGTGCCCGATCGTGGCTGTCTCGACCCG of Phyllobacterium zundukense contains these proteins:
- a CDS encoding NAD(P)/FAD-dependent oxidoreductase, producing the protein MLNDERSHGLWEKTAPPAPKTERLQGDISVDVAVIGAGFTGLSAALHLAEAGTKVAVVDAVEIGFGGSGRNVGLVNAGMWVMPNDLPGVLGQVHGERLLELLGNAPQSVFNLVDRHKIDCELERNGTLHCAVGSDGVKQLEQRAEQWLSRGAAVRLLDARETATKVGSTAYSASLLDNRAGTIQPLGYVRGLSTAALGAGAAIHTGTPMTATERAGNRWIVRTPSGTVSAEWVVVATNAYTTSPWPELRSELLHLPYFNFATAPLPEVVRNTILPERQGGWDTKEILSSFRMDKAGRLVFGSVGALRGTGMPVHKAWAARSIRKLFPQIKDVSFEAGWYGQIGMTSDNLPRFHTLAPKIISFSGYNGRGIAPGTVFGRILAEHIVGKITDADLPLPVTQPKEQGLRTLREGYYEVGAQLAHLVGNRF
- a CDS encoding MHYT domain-containing protein, whose amino-acid sequence is MLTVYNCIVNEHDLRLVLLAATVCIFASYAAANLLRHARRAIHKQFWAWVVAVAFGCGIWATHFIAMLAFSPNLPHGYNAMLTAASLLMAIAMTGLGALFAVTSERPNADLAGGAIIGAGIAAMHFTGMAAFEVEGRIVWNPVLVTMAVALGIVFGAAAVCVAKAVWRTGLRQPSCSPSRSAVTTSLPWARFRSRRIHRSPFRQVQFLLNSSRRPSRWAALLSLLPA
- a CDS encoding aldehyde dehydrogenase family protein, translated to MTIAQEVKALLSKLGVNEAAYTGGTMPSFSPVSGEKIADIAVHSADDTAKAIEKAAGAFREWRLVPAPKRGELVRLFGEELRALKSELGRLVSIEAGKIPSEGLGEVQEMIDICDFAVGLSRQLYGLTIATERPGHRMMETWHPLGVVGVISAFNFPVAVWSWNTALALVCGNAVVWKPSEKTPLTALACQAIFDRAAARFGDVPAGLAQVLMGDRTVGEALVDHPKVALVSATGSTRMGREVGPRLAKRFARSILELGGNNAGIVCPSADLDMALRAIAFGAMGTAGQRCTTLRRLFVHESVYDTLVPRLKKAYESVTVGSPLETAALVGPLIDKAAFDNMQNALAAARDHGGKVTGGARVDTGHDKAYYVRPALVEMPKQDGPVTEETFAPILYVMKYSNFDKAIADHNAVGAGLSSSIFTLNLQEAERFLSPDGSDCGIANVNIGTSGAEIGGAFGGEKETGGGRESGSDAWKAYMRRATNTVNYSSALPLAQGVSFDIE
- a CDS encoding VOC family protein; translated protein: MNAATFISTDVIRASFSAAMSSMYRTEVPAYGTLLSLVAKVNAQTLAASPELRHRLEQTDTLDRISEERHGAIRVGTPAELAMLRRVFAVMGMYPVGYYDLSEAGVPVHSTAFRPVGDAALKINPFRVFTSLLRLDLIADAELREEARKTLQARQIFSPKAISLVEKAEAQGGLELDDAALFVKEILATFRWHDQASVSGDLYRRLHDAHRLIADVVSFKGPHINHLTPRTLDIDAVQDLMPAYGISPKAVIEGPPTRACPILLRQTSFKALEESVSFRNAQGEWETGSHTARFGEIEQRGVALTPKGRALYDRLLTESRKVVRPAPDGSNADAYIAALTDAFKAFPDDWDRIRKQGLGYFRYTPVPTFPQSGLSARDTCDIEALVALGAVRFDPIVYEDFLPVSAAGIFQSNLGDDDSQKFTASPSQREFETDLGTPVLDEFAHYEGLQKASIERCRQHFKPVALAS
- a CDS encoding LysR family transcriptional regulator — translated: MKLTRRLIPDIDILQTFECAARHGSFTQAAKELNLTQSAVSRQMSELESQIGVLLFERVRQRVVLSDAGQKFLPEVRRLLGLTEETMLRAMAASQSASSLSIATLPTFGSRWLMPRLPDFLRRHPEMALSVASRSQPFDFEEEPFDLAIHYGQPVWAHATCTYLCSELIVPVGSPDLCAANPVRTPGELANSAPLLHLSTRPKAWATWFETVQADIVSPYKGHRFEHFSMVIEAALAGLGFALLPRYLIEQELASGRLLVLFDQPLQTENSYYLVVPDHKKENPLAQSFFSWIADQVTDRQTVAPVIR
- a CDS encoding ABC transporter permease, encoding MEENPTSWFMRVTVTVLFLFLLAPVLLVFPISFSGDQVLAFPPSSWSLRWYEALLENKVMMSAFLTSLGLATVVTILSLIIAIPASYAIVRLKVTGSEFLFNLFTVPLLLPTIVLGLAILIIFASIGFLATFTGLVIGHLVITLPYALRVLSVSLGNLNLACEEAASSLGAKPLVIFRRVTLPMMAPGIVAATALCFLVSFDEVVITLFLTGPRMTTLPVELFHHVESQADPLVASVSVLLILMTLAVVMIVDRTMGLTKAFVK
- a CDS encoding EAL domain-containing protein; amino-acid sequence: MGSIVILVASLIGVGVDIRGRRRAREIERMRKLVNAAVEGLVICDGETIVTANDSFATMVGMANRSLVGKSIETFLADPNIRSRLMSDQNDSIEAELVTSNAPIPVELIARTIDFGEKRHRAIAVRDLRSRKEAEAHISYLAHHDALTALPNRRSFNARLDQQMAATDINGENFVALLCLDLDRFKEANDLFGHAAGDEILQRVAKTISQLLGQADMLARLGGDEFAIIAPGLVTPMAASRLADSILDALEAENENAQTGSMISTSIGIAIFPLDGNDRETLLNHADQALYRAKAEGRNTYRFFEATMGIEAKERRLIEQELRHALARNEMRMVYQPQMQIDTGEITGFEALMRWQNPRLGDVPPTTFIPIAEESGVILQLGEWALVVACQEAASWERPLTVAVNVSAVQLYSHDFPQRVHSVLLQTGLQPQRLELEITETSLIKDTNRALSTLRQLKSLGVRIAMDDFGTGYSSLSNVRAFPFDMIKIDRSFIKSVDKNEQAAAIVKAVLGLGRGLGLPVLAEGIETPDELKFLAGELCTAGQGFYLGEPASMDAFRHLISDQGRTAGEPLATTPAFVRQGIRSRPR